In the Fibrobacter sp. UWEL genome, one interval contains:
- a CDS encoding type II secretion system protein GspD: protein MKQIFIVLLAVLAANGYPSKGIVLDFVETPIVDVARAISLAYDTPILVDEGLNLKVTFHLEGVGLLEGVSALCGANGLTVVQEGRVFHIRRAVDRGVHDFSIKNGRVNVSARDKPVGDFVREFALNSGLNILASPGLSGVVTGELRDMDAEAAFRALMKANGFRVWREGECLRVDAAGALGALQAGGAGSRGGSREGVNVRVERDGDLFSLECNGGELGAVLQSLAETAGLNLGMYGDIREAVHLKFSGVPLEELLSALFKDRRYSYVLEGGSLLVSEGGSRRALSGTRLVALKHVNCEKAMGYFAKFMPSESFAVTEVREQNALLLGGTPAELEMGEALLRLVDVPALQVTLSCIIVELKRGRNFEIGFHSGATRKTAAYDVGARGYFDFLGTDFSKAGAFGKVGLLPDRFEVELASLEENNRGKVLARPRLTTLNGNKAELNVTNTVYYLVSQVSADGYPITDYRSFNDGISLEMIPSVTLDGNITLEVSPEIKTAGRSTGDGPRDISTRNLKTVVVLKDGESLCLGGLIRKNKTEVRSAVPFLGSIPLIGRLFSYVSEEEEENELAIFITPHVEK from the coding sequence TTGAAACAGATTTTTATTGTGCTGCTGGCAGTGCTTGCGGCGAATGGATACCCGTCGAAGGGTATCGTCTTGGATTTTGTGGAAACGCCGATTGTGGATGTGGCGCGGGCGATTTCGTTGGCTTATGACACGCCGATTCTTGTGGATGAGGGGTTGAACCTGAAGGTAACTTTTCACTTAGAGGGTGTGGGCTTGCTGGAAGGCGTGTCTGCCCTATGTGGGGCCAACGGGTTGACCGTGGTTCAGGAGGGGCGAGTGTTTCATATCCGGCGGGCCGTGGACCGCGGGGTGCATGATTTTTCCATCAAGAATGGGCGGGTGAATGTCTCCGCTCGGGATAAACCTGTGGGGGATTTTGTCCGAGAGTTCGCCTTGAATTCGGGGCTGAACATTCTGGCGAGCCCTGGGTTGTCAGGGGTGGTGACCGGCGAGTTGCGGGATATGGACGCGGAGGCTGCGTTTCGTGCGTTGATGAAAGCCAATGGATTTCGGGTCTGGCGTGAGGGGGAATGCCTCCGTGTTGACGCTGCAGGTGCGTTGGGCGCTTTGCAGGCAGGTGGCGCGGGGAGCCGCGGAGGTTCGCGGGAAGGCGTCAATGTGCGTGTGGAACGAGACGGCGATTTGTTCTCGCTGGAATGTAACGGCGGGGAGCTTGGGGCGGTGTTACAATCGCTGGCGGAAACGGCGGGCTTGAACTTGGGTATGTACGGCGACATCCGTGAGGCGGTGCACTTGAAGTTTTCGGGTGTGCCGCTGGAGGAATTGTTGAGCGCTCTCTTTAAGGATAGGCGGTACAGCTACGTGCTGGAAGGCGGTTCCCTGCTGGTGTCCGAGGGTGGTTCCCGCAGGGCGCTGTCGGGTACCCGACTTGTGGCCTTGAAGCATGTGAACTGCGAGAAGGCGATGGGATACTTCGCCAAGTTCATGCCCAGCGAGAGCTTTGCCGTCACGGAGGTTCGGGAGCAGAATGCGCTTCTGTTGGGCGGAACTCCCGCGGAATTGGAAATGGGGGAGGCGTTGTTGCGGCTGGTGGATGTTCCCGCCCTGCAGGTAACGCTCTCCTGCATTATCGTCGAGCTGAAGCGGGGACGCAATTTTGAAATCGGGTTTCACAGCGGGGCGACGCGGAAGACTGCGGCATACGACGTGGGGGCCCGAGGGTATTTTGATTTCCTCGGGACGGATTTTTCTAAGGCGGGTGCGTTCGGAAAGGTGGGGCTTTTGCCGGACCGTTTCGAAGTGGAGTTGGCGTCGCTGGAGGAAAATAACCGCGGGAAAGTTCTGGCCCGACCGCGCCTTACCACATTGAACGGCAATAAGGCGGAACTGAATGTGACAAACACGGTGTATTACTTAGTGAGCCAGGTATCCGCTGATGGATATCCCATCACGGATTACCGCTCCTTCAATGACGGAATTTCTCTGGAGATGATTCCGTCGGTCACTCTGGATGGGAACATCACTCTGGAGGTGTCCCCCGAGATCAAGACTGCGGGCCGATCGACGGGGGATGGGCCTCGCGATATCAGCACCCGCAATTTAAAAACGGTGGTGGTGCTGAAGGATGGGGAGTCCCTATGCCTGGGCGGCCTCATTCGCAAGAATAAAACCGAGGTAAGGTCCGCGGTACCTTTCCTCGGGAGCATTCCCCTCATCGGGCGGCTGTTTAGCTATGTGTCTGAGGAGGAAGAAGAAAATGAGCTGGCGATTTTCATTACACCCCATGTGGAAAAATAA